A window of the Fusarium poae strain DAOMC 252244 chromosome 3, whole genome shotgun sequence genome harbors these coding sequences:
- a CDS encoding hypothetical protein (MEROPS:MER0016991), which yields MVNITINGNTVNTNELPAELPQTAAKTNFILIQTYNRDLTATEKLKLVDLVNIQEYIAQFTYLCHYVKEDLEPIRKKEYVKGVTVYLRELKSTISLKDMVEREADRTFYRVDCILHETPNVTAEKLAPEIAEKAGVDITKLAISPVRIRLTVHQDKLESLAKLDSISRIEEVRPDEVLNDLARGTLNAEILALSTSYEGNGQKVCVADTGFDQGKMIDEQGIQVHPAFDGRVEHLESLWLGDDSKDTAGHGTHVCASICGNGLYKSGNTRVRGVAPGATLMVQSIAQVSKDPKKGAIEVPLDLGLHLFSNPYSLGYRIHSNSWSKVWDAKTGQLGYEGQAWDIDKFVIDHQDFVVLVAAGNNAAKAKSKSNHIGAAGSAFNCITVGATGTTRPNDGYGFDNEIGAKPMTRINDTARFSSRGPTKPGRDINGNEYAGRIKPDVVAPGVAILSAASRAMAKNSRNRVMYGRSGDDDWTFMSGTSMSTPLVAGCVALLREALQEHGKKYPSAALIKALLVNGAVNFSEQLDLGLGYDYDQGFGRVDIDSSISMVKLSSFIDGGKLFEDTQFDVAPLRQVPEEERRWSSSLITNSERHGNMGKGSGFDHINNVEKIIWENVPGDTFKIVVSIWNNLDVKAPASFAVA from the exons ATGGTCAACATCACTATCAATGGCAACACGGTCAACACAAATGAATTGCCCGCTGAGCTTCCCCAAACAGCGGCCAAGACCAACTTTATCCTCATCCAGACCTACAACCGTGACTTGACTGCGACCGAGAAGCTTAAGCTTGTGGACCTcg ttaatatccAAGAATATATCGCCCAGTTCACCTACTTGTGTCACTATGTGAAAGAAGACCTCGAGCCAATTCGAAAGAAAGAATATGTCAAAGGTGTCACCGT GTATCTGCGAGAGCTAAAGAGTACCATATCGCTCAAAGATATGGTAGAGAGGGAAGCGGACAGAACATTTTATCGCGTCGATTGCATTCTTCATGAGACACCCAATGTCACCGCTGAGAAACTTGCTCCAGAGATCGCCGAAAAGGCTGGGGTTGATATCACAAAACTTGCCATTTCTCCAGTGAGGATTAGACTCACCGTTCATCAAGACAAGCTTGAATCTCTGGCGAAGCTCGACAGCATCAGTCGCATTGAAGAAGTCCGACCAGATGAAGTTCTTAATGACCTGGCTCGTGGAACCCTCAATGCTGAAATCCTCGCTTTGTCCACCTCGTACGAAGGAAACGGCCAGAAGGTTTGTGTCGCAGATACTGGCTTTGACCAAGGCAAGATGATAGACGAGCAAGGTATCCAAGTCCATCCAGCTTTCGACGGGCGTGTTGAGCATCTGGAGTCACTCTGGCTCGGAGATGACAGCAAAGATACTGCAGGCCATGGAACGCATGTTTGCGCATCAATCTGCGGCAATGGACTTTACAAGAGTGGCAACACCCGAGTTCGGGGCGTGGCCCCAGGCGCAACACTCATGGTTCAATCTATCGCCCAAGTTTCTAAAGATCCCAAAAAGGGTGCCATCGAAGTTCCATTGGACCTGGGCCTTCATCTGTTCTCAAACCCTTATAGTCTTGGATACCGTATCCACAGTAACTCGTGGAGTAAGGTCTGGGATGCGAAGACTGGTCAGTTAGGATATGAGGGTCAAGCCTGGGACATTGACAAGTTTGTCATCGATCATCAAGACTTTGTCGTTCTGGTTGCAGCTGGGAACAATGCTGCAAAAGCCAAGTCAAAGAGCAACCATATCGGTGCTGCTGGCTCGGCGTTTAATTGCATCACTGTCGGGGCTACAGGGACAACACGCCCGAACGATGGCTACGGGTTTGACAACGAGATCGGTGCAAAGCCAATGACACGAATCAACGACACTGCCAGGTTCAGTAGCAGAGGTCCGACTAAACCTGGCCGAGACATCAACGGCAATGAGTATGCTGGCCGGATCAAGCCTGATGTCGTAGCACCAGGTGTGGCAATTTTATCAGCAGCTTCTAGAGCAATGGCCAAGAATTCGAGAAACAGAGTCATGTATGGACGGTCAGGAGATGATGACTGGACGTTTATGTCAGGCACAAGTATGTCAACACCTCTCGTCGCTGGTTGTGTAGCACTTCTTCGTGAAGCTCTTCAAGAACATGGCAAGAAGTATCCTAGCGCGGCACTCATCAAAGCGCTGCTTGTCAATGGCGCTGTGAACTTTTCTGAACAGCTTGATCTTGGGCTTGGCTACGACTATGATCAGGGGTTTGGAAGAGTCGACATTGACAGCTCTATTTCTATGGTGAAGCTGTCCTCATTCATCGATGGCGGAAAGCTTTTCGAGGATACGCAATTTGACGTGGCACCTTTACGACAAGTGCCCGAGGAAGAGAGACGATGGAGTAGTTCTCTAATTACaaact CTGAACGACATGGAAACATGGGTAAAGGTTCAGGTTTTGACCATATCA ACAACGTTGAGAAGATTATATGGGAAAATGTGCCGGGTGACACGTTCAAGATCGTTGTTTCGATTTGGAACAACCTTGATGTCAAGGCGCCTGCGTCATTCGCTGTGGCATGA
- a CDS encoding hypothetical protein (TransMembrane:1 (o198-220i)), protein MDWPHVEVIVKTDKIRPPGNIPFYIHESDTVRMEATTNAQICGYFSNNAGKHLQIWLGHRLTATIRNYKDYKAGCASPSTCSTPSGGKSWGCCDDTSCYIPATCEDASVPNCGGTAASLCPYSPIMKCTYGASSRCLYFVYQTGSEDDAKLTSWGCGETPTTYIVGPLQADQTSSATATASTNNGTDSSSGLSRAATIVVAVIVPVVGLAILLAAVMLFLRRRKRRASEAVIASSQVREQTRSEMDQTTDCAPVPEVPPYEMGDNTMRPELDSREVRYRTN, encoded by the exons ATGGA CTGGCCTCACGTCGAGGTTATTGTCAAGACGGATAAGATCCGACCGCCGGGAAACATCCCTTTTTACATACATGAATCTGACACCGTCCGAATGGAGGCGACTACAAATGCACAAATCTGCGGCTACTTTTCCAACAATGCAGGTAAGCACCTACAAATATGGCTGGGACACCGGCTAACTGCTACTATTCGCAACTACAAAGACTACAAGGCGGGCTGCGCTTCGCCATCCACCTGCAGCACTCCCAGCGGAGGCAAGTCATGGGGCTGTTGCGATGATACAAGCTGCTATATCCCCGCTACATGTGAGGATGCTTCAGTTCCCAATTGTGGAGGTACTGCTGCCTCACTCTGCCCTTACTCTCCCATCATGAAATG CACCTACGGAGCCTCGTCGCGGTGCCTCTACTTTGTTTACCAAACAGGTTCTGAAGACGACGCCAAGCTTACCTCCTGGGGTTGTGGGGAGACCCCGACGACATACATCGTCGGACCGCTTCAAGCTGACCAAACATCATcagcgacagcgacagcTTCGACGAATAATGGAACAGACTCAAGCTCCGGTCTTTCAAGGGCAGCCACGATCGTTGTTGCTGTTATTGTCCCTGTTGTAGGCTTGGCGATTCTTCTAGCTGCAGTAATGTTGTTCCTCCGGCGGCGTAAGAGAAGAGCGAGTGAGGCGGTTATTGCGTCCAGCCAAGTCCGTGAACAAACAAGATCTGAAATGGATCAAACTACGGATTGTGCTCCTGTACCTGAAGTACCCCCGTATGAGATGGGTGACAATACCATGCGGCCCGAACTAGACAGCCGTGAGGTTCGTTATAGGACCAATTAA
- a CDS encoding hypothetical protein (SECRETED:SignalP(1-20)~CAZy:GH5_16~CAZy:GH5_11~CAZy:GH5~CAZy:GH5_51~CAZy:GH5_24), which translates to MRQFVSPLLALGCLIGNAAAAWPNGPFRTSGRWIVNANDEKVSLAGANWPGHGEVMVPEGLQYQSIQDVLSDIKGIGMNAIRLTFATEMVDQIYANGGKDIDIKTAFEEGLGKENGTIVLEKVLKNNPSFTPETTRLEVYDAIAAECLRQEIYINLDNHISEGKWCCGGEDGNTWWGDTQFDTEKWVRGGAYMAAHAKKWPAKVSQSLRNEPREPTNNKKLRDESYNWSDLYKYMRQGADAVHKADPEAVIVISGMNYDTYVTPLYSGEKLQPGGEVFNRDDFVGYGKDKLVLEIHTYENKGTSCPSLRYNLYNKGFQAMNESDPNVAEVFPVMLTEFGQAMNGADYETAKTYVSCLSKYLPEMQASWFIWVIVGRYYTRQGIQEFDDSWGMKKPDWSGWRNDEYIETYLKPQIEGTLRK; encoded by the exons ATGAGACAATTCGTGAGCCCTCTTCTTGCACTTGGCTGCCTCATTGGCAATGCCGCAGCAGCATGGCCAAACGGGCCTTTTAGAACTTCTGGCCGATGGATCGTTAATGCCAATGACGAGAAGGTCAGCCTTGCTGGTGCCAACTGGCCTGGCCACGGCGAAGTCATGGTCCCCGAGGGTCTGCAGTACCAGTCCATTCAGGACGTCCTCTCAGATATCAAGGGCATTGGCATGAACGCCATTCGTCTTACCTTTGCCACCGAGATGGTTGATCAGATCTACGCCAACGGTGGCAAGGACATTGATATCAAGACTGCCTTCGAAGAGGGTCTTGGAAAGGAAAACGGAACTATTGTTCTCGAGAAGGTGTTGAAGAACAACCCTTCCTTCACTCCCGAGACAACACGTCTTGAG GTTTACGACGCTATTGCTGCCGAGTGTCTTCGTCAAGAGATTTACATCAACCTTGACAATCACATCTCTGAGGGCAAATGGTGCTGCGGTGGTGAGGATGGTAACACCTGGTGGGGAGACACCCAGTTTGATACCGAGAAGTGGGTTCGAGGTGGTGCTTACATGGCAGCTCAC GCCAAGAAATGGCCCGCAAAGGTGTCACAGTCTCTTCGCAACGAGCCTCGTGAGCccaccaacaacaaaaagCTCCGCGACGAGTCATACAACTGGAGTGACCTTTACAAATACATGCGCCAGGGTGCCGACGCGGTCCACAAGGCTGACCCCGAAGCTGTCATTGTCATCTCTGGTATGAACTACGACACCTACGTCACCCCTCTCTACAGCGGAGAAAAGCTCCAGCCCGGCGGTGAAGTCTTTAACCGCGATGACTTTGTGGGTTACGGAAAGGACAAGCTCGTTCTCGAGATCCACACATACGAGAACAAGGGAACTAGCTGCCCTTCTCTTCGATACAACCTCTACAACAAGGGATTCCAGGCCATGAATGAGTCTGACCCTAATGTTGCAGAGGTCTTCCCCGTCATGTTGACTGAGTTTGGCCAAGCCATGAACGGAGCAGACTACGAGACTGCTAAGACTTATGTCAGCTGCTTGTCTAAGTACCTTCCTGAGATGCAGGCTAGTTGGTTCATCTGGGTCATTGTTGGTCGATACTATACTCGTCAAGGTATCCAAGAGTTTGACGATTCTTGGGGAATGAAGAAGCCTGACTGGTCTGGTTGGAGGAACGATGAGTACATCGAGACTTATCTCAAGCCCCAAATTGAGGGTACCTTGAGAAAGTAA
- a CDS encoding hypothetical protein (SECRETED:SignalP(1-22)~MEROPS:MER0182135~TransMembrane:1 (n7-18c26/27o607-631i)), whose translation MSLLNFFILLVLQVFPLFQVQALSRASDTVDQSATIERLEFSQDPHTIGAASSFQVEFKVPYERQRITLNLQPSRHVLTQKTTIEHLKPNKKYGQVMDLKGSSPLLFKGVAFVNDDQKQTQRRVGWARIMVRYREGRHVLEGTFTNDGAYHHISLDSNYRRTRRLKTSDHTEAKRRMIVWKELVGPEHDAILQRSASEKPSCGAQRFDSQQLVSEEPSQDVNKNKSTSLSSFTRRQNPNDWFDPANHIGSTDGCPSSRRVALVGIAADCSYTAEFDDMQDARDNIISLVNVASQVYEDTFNIALAIQNLTMSDPSCPEDAPSSMPWNLPCTARITINSRLNLFTRWRNRIRDDNAVWSLLTACKSGSTVGIAWIGSLCNRSRGSSFGSGGTASANVVVRTGSEWQVFAHELAHNFGANHDCTSSECSDGYSQSDDCCPLSRSTCDARNQYLMNPSSNPGIEEFSPCTIGSICTGIGEQHIDTSCLVSEDDVPDINDSQCGNGIVEPGETCDCGGARRCPSDSCCNPDTCQLRSGADCDPTTDGCCTDECRVSGSGRVCRESTADCDPEERCDGSSSQCPIDEQSCDDSDGPDGGDEGGSWFENNRTAVIATAASIGGLLVLVLLYCIFLCVKKKSKARRQREAKLRSGSLSDGPNAPGFDQTRGVSQMPTAPQMTYRYG comes from the exons ATGAGTCTCTtgaacttctttattctacTTGTCTTGCAGGTATTTCCTTTATTCCAAGTACAAG CACTGTCGAGAGCTAGCGATACAGTTGATCAATCGGCGACTATTGAGAGACTTGAGTTTTCACAGGATCCACACACTATCGGTGCTGCTTCTTCATTTCAGGTTGAATTTAAAGTTCCCTATGAGCGACAACGCATAACTCTCAATTTGCAACCGTCCCGACATGTCTTGACACAAAAAACAACTATTGAGCATCTTAAACCAAACAAGAAGTATGGCCAGGTTATGGATTTGAAGGGCAGTAGCCCTTTGTTGTTCAAAGGTGTTGCATTCGTCAATGACGACCAGAAGCAAACACAACGGAGAGTTGGATGGGCGCGGATTATGGTACGGTATCGGGAGGGTCGACATGTACTCGAAGGTACTTTCACCAATGATGGCGCCTATCACCATATTTCACTCGACTCCAACTATCGAAGGACCCGACGACTAAAAACCAGTGACCACACTGAAGCGAAACGAAGAATGATTGTATGGAAAGAGTTGGTCGGTCCCGAGCATGATGCTATTCTACAACGATCAGCGTCAGAAAAGCCAAGCTGTGGAGCGCAGAGGTTCGATTCTCAGCAACTTGTCTCTGAAGAGCCCTCTCAAGACGTAAACAAGAACAAATCGACTTCATTGAGTAGTTTCACCCGTCGACAGAACCCCAATGATTGGTTCGATCCCGCAAACCACATTGGTTCAACTGACGGATGTCCATCATCACGACGAGTCGCCCTGGTAGGAATCGCTGCCGACTGCTCCTATACAGCTGAGTTTGACGACATGCAAGATGCTCGCGACAACATCATCTCACTAGTCAATGTCGCATCTCAAGTGTACGAAGACACATTCAACATTGCCTTGGCCATCCAGAACCTGACCATGTCCGATCCATCCTGCCCTGAAGATGCCCCAAGCTCCATGCCCTGGAATCTTCCATGCACCGCGCGTATAACAATCAACAGTCGTCTCAACTTGTTTACTAGGTGGAGAAACAGAATCCGTGACGACAACGCCGTATGGTCTCTGTTGACGGCTTGCAAAAGTGGCTCAACAGTTGGAATTGCTTGGATTGGCAGTCTTTGCAACCGATCGCGAGGATCAAGTTTTGGAAGTGGAGGTACCGCATCTGCAAATGTGGTAGTTCGCACGGGTTCAGAGTGGCAGGTCTTTGCGCACGAGTTGGCACACAACTTTGGTGCCAATCATGACTGTACGTCCAGCGAGTGTAGCGATGGTTACTCCCAATCCGATGACTGTTGTCCACTCAGCAGATCAACATGCGATGCACGAAACCAATACCTCATGAACCCATCGAGCAACCCAGGAATCGAGGAATTCTCGCCCTGCACCATCGGGAGTATTTGCACTGGCATCGGGGAGCAGCATATCGACACGAGTTGTCTTGTGAGTGAGGACGATGTTCCCGACATCAACGATAGCCAGTGTGGCAATGGAATCGTTGAGCCTGGAGAAACATGTGACTGCGGCGGTGCGAGGCGATGTCCCTCAGACTCCTGCTGCAATCCAGACACCTGCCAACTTCGAAGTGGTGCTGACTGTGATCCTACCACCGATGGCTGCTGTACCGATGAGTGTCGCGTTTCTGGTAGCGGTAGAGTGTGCAGAGAAAGCACAGCAGACTGTGATCCCGAGGAGCGCTGCGACGGAAGTTCAAGTCAATGTCCCATTGATGAACAGAGCTGCGATGACAGCGATGGCCCGGACGGTGGCGACGAGGGAGGAAGTTGGTTTGAGAACAATCGCACAGCTGTAATCGCAACAGCAGCGTCAATTGGAGGTTTACTTGTTCTTGTGTTACTTTATTGCATTTTCCTTTgcgtgaagaagaagagcaaggcAAGAAGACAGAGAGAAGCAAAACTTCGCAGTGGGAGTCTTAGCGATGGACCGAATGCGCCCGGTTTCGACCAGACGAGAGGAGTTTCTCAGATGCCGACGGCACCTCAGATGACTTATAGATATGGATAG